The Lewinellaceae bacterium genome includes a region encoding these proteins:
- a CDS encoding tail fiber domain-containing protein, with protein sequence MKKLFTISALFFFFLSFIQAQSPQAFNYQAVARDANNNPYLSTTLSLRISLLRNSEFGITDFSERHLVTTSDLGVFTLNIGKGTVLTGIFDAVDWASHSYYLKVEMDPSGGTNYLDMGVSQLLSVPYALYARESGDGETDYDTDPENEIQSLSLNGNALILSNGGGFVTLPEDMDNQTLTVSGTNLIIEHGNTVDLSVLQDGVTDADADPENELQTLSFDITTNELSLSNGNTISIPTGGTDADANPLNELQNLSLDGSILTLSDDGGSVDLSILQDGVTDADANPYNEIQTLSKSGNTVTLSNGGGSFVDDVTDADSNPQNELQQLSLNANILSLSNGGGSVELPTDEASSLWSENDSGIDYPSGNVGINTTTPYAALEVYNDDSDWEAGYFYLSNTANGYSALAGITEGSGSGVSGTSLGEGAGGFFENDNDNNLALQTGAGRVGIGTDEADGRMEIYHNSTPSDPTLLLREEANDYARLDFKNTFNGNKKWSIGGYAGSSDYSSKLSFQFKQDGYAGQDHLTILGDGFVGIGNTNPDQSLVVGQNIGTGWSIPAITVGDNTGGAIEVGNSQYSLSIDAASPYNRIASTSPDGFGLGEIEMRTSGIAIGESPGSPAGYMMALVHEDYGLLIERAGTSNNWEIYAVDNPNHNLSLFSNGYFRGEFDGTSGEYYSVSDRNLKQNINPIGNVLDQVMQLKASRYQYKDNNPGQKQSIGFIAQDVQQLFPELVTVSEDKRSEGIHAVNYAGFSILAIKAIQEQQTQIEALNAELEAQKKKAEALEARLVRLERLLEE encoded by the coding sequence CACTGTTTTTCTTTTTTCTTTCCTTTATTCAGGCACAGTCTCCTCAGGCTTTCAACTACCAGGCGGTTGCGAGAGATGCGAACAACAACCCCTACCTGAGTACGACTTTGAGTCTTCGGATAAGTTTATTGCGCAATAGCGAATTCGGGATCACTGATTTCTCCGAACGCCACCTTGTCACCACGAGCGACCTGGGTGTTTTTACGCTGAATATTGGAAAAGGTACTGTTTTGACCGGAATTTTTGACGCTGTTGACTGGGCCTCTCATTCTTATTACTTAAAGGTGGAAATGGATCCTTCCGGCGGCACCAACTATTTGGACATGGGCGTGAGCCAGTTACTCTCTGTACCCTACGCCCTGTATGCCCGTGAATCAGGCGACGGAGAAACCGATTATGATACCGACCCCGAGAATGAAATCCAAAGCCTTTCTTTGAATGGTAATGCCTTAATCCTTTCCAACGGCGGTGGTTTTGTGACCCTGCCTGAGGATATGGATAACCAGACATTGACCGTTTCGGGCACCAACCTGATCATTGAACATGGCAATACAGTTGATTTATCTGTTTTGCAGGACGGCGTAACGGATGCGGATGCCGACCCTGAAAACGAACTTCAAACCTTATCTTTTGATATTACGACCAACGAACTTTCTTTGTCCAACGGAAATACTATATCTATTCCCACCGGAGGAACAGATGCCGATGCCAATCCGTTGAACGAGCTACAAAACCTCTCGCTGGACGGCTCTATTCTGACCTTGTCCGATGATGGAGGAAGCGTGGATTTATCAATCCTCCAGGATGGTGTTACGGATGCGGATGCCAATCCATATAACGAAATTCAGACCCTCAGTAAATCCGGCAATACAGTGACCCTTTCCAATGGCGGCGGCTCTTTTGTAGATGACGTTACCGATGCCGATTCAAACCCCCAAAATGAACTACAGCAACTGAGTTTAAATGCCAACATCCTTTCGCTTTCCAATGGTGGTGGAAGCGTGGAATTGCCAACAGACGAAGCGTCCAGCCTCTGGTCAGAAAATGACTCAGGCATAGATTATCCAAGCGGCAATGTAGGCATTAACACCACAACACCTTACGCTGCCCTTGAGGTGTACAACGATGATAGTGATTGGGAAGCCGGTTATTTCTACCTGTCGAATACTGCGAATGGCTACTCGGCGCTGGCTGGCATCACGGAAGGCTCGGGATCAGGTGTTTCAGGAACTTCCTTAGGCGAGGGTGCCGGAGGTTTCTTTGAAAATGATAATGATAACAACCTGGCACTGCAAACGGGAGCAGGCAGGGTGGGCATCGGGACAGATGAAGCCGACGGGCGGATGGAAATTTACCATAATTCTACCCCTTCAGATCCTACCCTGTTACTCCGGGAAGAAGCCAACGATTACGCACGCCTGGATTTCAAAAACACCTTCAATGGTAATAAAAAATGGTCGATCGGCGGTTATGCTGGCAGTTCAGATTATAGCTCAAAACTCAGTTTCCAGTTCAAACAGGACGGTTATGCCGGTCAGGACCACCTGACCATTCTCGGTGATGGTTTTGTCGGCATCGGCAATACTAATCCTGACCAATCCCTGGTAGTGGGCCAAAACATTGGCACCGGCTGGAGCATTCCTGCTATCACCGTGGGCGATAATACCGGAGGCGCTATCGAAGTCGGCAACAGTCAGTACAGTCTTAGTATAGATGCTGCTTCGCCTTATAACAGGATCGCCTCCACCTCTCCCGACGGTTTTGGATTGGGAGAAATCGAAATGCGTACCTCGGGGATTGCCATCGGAGAAAGTCCGGGCAGCCCTGCAGGATATATGATGGCTCTCGTTCACGAAGATTACGGTTTGCTCATCGAACGTGCCGGCACCTCAAACAATTGGGAGATTTACGCGGTAGATAATCCCAACCATAACCTCAGCCTGTTTTCCAATGGTTATTTCCGTGGAGAATTTGACGGTACTTCCGGCGAATACTACTCCGTTTCTGATCGTAACCTGAAACAAAATATTAACCCAATTGGGAATGTGCTCGATCAGGTGATGCAATTGAAAGCTTCACGTTATCAATACAAAGACAACAACCCCGGGCAAAAGCAATCCATCGGCTTCATCGCCCAGGATGTTCAGCAATTGTTCCCAGAGCTTGTCACCGTCAGTGAAGATAAACGCTCGGAAGGCATCCATGCGGTAAATTATGCAGGTTTCAGCATCCTGGCCATCAAAGCCATCCAGGAGCAACAGACACAGATTGAAGCACTCAACGCTGAGCTGGAAGCCCAAAAAAAGAAGGCGGAAGCGTTGGAGGCCAGGCTTGTGAGATTGGAGCGGTTGTTGGAGGAATAG
- a CDS encoding IS110 family transposase, with protein MKQSDRFVGIDISKDSFDVCVLSQGALLEESRFNNDAQGWQKFAKNLSDQDLCIIEATGSYHVGLALYLVEHDKRVSVVNPLRVKYFSRLNLKRAKTDRVDAYVIAQYGQVFKPESWTAPPTHLRQLQQLMTVSAQLTKQKTALINQQKNFELVPDPSKEALEIIKCQIVKLEKHLQEIQCLINNSIKEHYKELEASLRSIPGLGPKTVATLILITGGFTKFGSYKALIAYVGLAPRTYESGVSVKGASHICKLGSSYLRKLLYECALSAKRFNPVCKELFERLYIAKKKPFKVAMIAVANKLLKIAFTIAITGQKFDPEYRLKHYFAK; from the coding sequence ATGAAACAATCTGATCGTTTTGTAGGAATTGACATATCAAAAGATAGTTTTGATGTCTGCGTTTTATCACAAGGGGCTCTATTAGAAGAAAGCCGTTTTAATAATGATGCTCAAGGTTGGCAAAAGTTTGCTAAAAACCTTAGTGATCAGGACTTATGCATAATAGAAGCAACGGGATCTTATCATGTAGGGTTGGCATTATATTTAGTTGAGCATGATAAACGTGTTAGTGTAGTCAACCCTTTGCGTGTAAAGTATTTTTCTCGATTGAATCTCAAGAGGGCAAAAACAGATAGGGTAGATGCTTATGTTATTGCCCAGTATGGCCAAGTATTTAAGCCTGAAAGTTGGACAGCTCCACCGACACATTTAAGACAACTTCAACAGTTAATGACAGTTTCTGCACAATTAACAAAACAAAAGACGGCATTAATCAATCAACAAAAAAACTTTGAACTTGTACCAGACCCCAGTAAAGAAGCCCTTGAAATAATAAAGTGCCAAATAGTAAAATTAGAGAAACATTTACAAGAAATACAATGCCTTATCAATAATAGCATTAAAGAACATTACAAAGAATTAGAGGCTTCTTTACGATCAATTCCCGGTTTAGGTCCCAAAACGGTAGCCACCTTAATCCTAATAACTGGAGGCTTTACCAAGTTTGGATCATATAAAGCTTTGATAGCCTATGTGGGGTTAGCTCCTCGGACATACGAGTCAGGAGTAAGTGTTAAGGGAGCTTCACACATCTGCAAGTTAGGGTCATCCTATCTTCGAAAGTTACTTTATGAATGTGCTTTAAGTGCCAAAAGGTTTAACCCTGTATGTAAGGAACTATTTGAAAGACTCTATATTGCAAAGAAAAAACCATTTAAAGTAGCCATGATTGCGGTGGCCAATAAGTTGCTGAAAATCGCTTTCACTATAGCTATAACTGGACAAAAATTTGATCCGGAATACAGACTAAAACATTATTTTGCCAAATAA
- a CDS encoding SIMPL domain-containing protein gives MKLKPFLFFLLFIPQLIIAQHAGNQNYVAMNSRQPVRAGQPSPYVGVEVNALMNVKASSYTAVFNVTQVGGTSDSTNNLINSRIEKIIKGVMALGIDRKDVHIDMVSFVPVYEVEVEKKLFSKTYNEVPKGFEIQKNLHINYVEPGILDDIITLCADNEIYDLVKVDYFVDDLEAIYDSLQQAALRIVASKKSFYKAIGIDFDQFNMIFSEQRAAITPHDAYSNYQAFSSYSLEAVKQSKGLKEVKKQTSLFYNPISYKNFDVVINPVINEPVVQFTLNLKMNFTPKPETPKTVEVKVEKHKYFMLMPDGQMKELNIKCND, from the coding sequence ATGAAACTCAAACCTTTCCTTTTTTTCCTGCTTTTCATACCTCAATTGATCATCGCACAACATGCCGGCAATCAAAATTATGTGGCCATGAACAGCCGGCAGCCGGTTCGTGCCGGTCAGCCATCACCTTACGTAGGGGTGGAAGTCAATGCCCTGATGAATGTAAAGGCATCCTCCTATACCGCAGTTTTTAATGTAACCCAGGTTGGCGGAACCTCAGATTCCACCAACAATCTCATCAATTCCCGTATTGAGAAAATCATTAAAGGCGTAATGGCCTTGGGGATTGATCGTAAGGACGTGCATATTGATATGGTATCGTTTGTTCCTGTTTATGAAGTTGAAGTGGAAAAAAAGCTTTTCAGCAAAACTTACAACGAAGTCCCCAAAGGATTCGAGATCCAAAAAAACCTCCATATCAACTATGTGGAACCGGGCATTCTGGACGACATCATTACCTTATGTGCGGACAATGAGATCTACGACCTGGTGAAGGTCGATTATTTTGTGGACGACCTGGAAGCCATTTACGATTCCCTCCAGCAGGCGGCTCTGCGTATTGTAGCATCCAAAAAAAGTTTTTACAAAGCCATTGGAATTGATTTTGACCAATTCAATATGATCTTTTCAGAACAGCGGGCCGCCATTACGCCTCACGATGCTTATTCCAACTACCAGGCTTTTAGCAGCTATTCCCTGGAAGCCGTCAAGCAAAGCAAAGGGTTGAAAGAAGTAAAAAAGCAAACTTCCCTCTTTTATAATCCCATTTCCTATAAAAACTTTGACGTAGTGATCAACCCTGTGATCAATGAGCCTGTGGTTCAATTCACGCTTAACCTGAAGATGAATTTTACGCCAAAGCCGGAAACGCCAAAAACCGTGGAAGTTAAGGTGGAAAAACATAAATATTTCATGCTTATGCCCGACGGACAGATGAAGGAGTTGAATATTAAGTGTAATGATTAA